The Benincasa hispida cultivar B227 chromosome 11, ASM972705v1, whole genome shotgun sequence genome has a segment encoding these proteins:
- the LOC120090901 gene encoding uncharacterized protein LOC120090901 — protein sequence MAIGMSLYALVYEKAYHLPLELEYKAQWALKKLKLNLTRVGDAKKLQLNELIEWRLTHMKIASCKLKSRWFGPFIIRKVFPHEAVELMNEDDDNMFKVNGQCLKLYHGGSIDRIKETIGLDGQA from the exons ATGGCTATTGGCATGTCGCTGTATGCGTTAGTATATGAGAAGGCGTACCACCTCCCGTTAGAACTTGAGTACAAGGCTCAATGGGCCTTGAAGAAGTTAAAGTTAAACCTGACAAGAGTTGGAGATGCCAAAAAGCTTCAACTGAATGAGCTGATTGAATGGCGTTTGACCCATATGAAAATAGCAAGTT GTAAACTGAAATCAAGATGGTTTGGCCCATTCATAATACGTAAAGTTTTCCCTCATGAAGCTGTGGAGTTAATGAATGAGGACGACGACAACAtgttcaaagtcaatggtcaatgcCTAAAGCTTTACCATGGAGGCTCGATTGATCGCATCAAAGAGACCATTGGCTTAGACGGGCAAGCCTGA